Part of the Paenibacillus guangzhouensis genome is shown below.
TCAGCGAACTATCTCATCTCGGCACGGCTCGTGAAGAAGTCGAACCAAGATGGTTATCTGGTTGGTTCTCGGGGATCCGTTGGATCTTCGATCGTTGCAACGTTCCTAGGAATCTCCGAAGTTAATCCGTTACCGCCGCATTATTTGTGCCTCAATTCAAACTGTAAGCACAGCGAATGGTTCACGGACGGAAGCGTACCGAGCGGCTTTGATCTTCCGGACAAAAGCTGTCCGAACTGTGGCCAGCCACTGAAAGGGGAAGGGCAGGACATACCTTTCGAGACGTTCCTTGGATTTAAAGGGGATAAAGTTCCCGATATCGACTTGAACTTCTCCGGGGATTATCAGCCGATTGCCCATAACTTTACCAAGGAGATGTTCGGCGAGAAATGCGTGTTCAGAGCGGGTACGATCGGTACGGTTGCAGAGAAGACGGCATTCGGATTTGCGAAGAAATACGAAGAAGACCAGCATAAGAAATGGCGCGGGGCTGAACTAAATCGACTGGCATCAGGCTGTACTGGCGTCAAGCGGAGCACAGGACAGCATCCCGGCGGTATCGTCGTCGTGCCGGATTATATCGACGTTGAAGACGTTACGCCAGTCCAGTACCCGGCTGACGATGTGAACGCCGAGTGGAAAACGACTCATTTCGATTACCATGCTTTTGAAGCGAACCTACTGAAGCTCGATATTCTGGGGCACGATGATCCGACGATGATGCGGATGCTGCAAGATTTAACGGGTGTTGACCCGACATCCATTCCAATGAATGATCCGAAAGTGATGAGTTTATTCAACTCTACGGACGCGATTGGGGTAAGACCGGATCAGATTCGGACGCCCGTAGCGACGTATGGCATTCCCGAGATGGGGACGAAATTCGTTCGTCAGATGTTAATTGAAGCAAAGCCATCAACCTTTGCCGATTTACTTCAGATTTCTGGGTTGTCCCACGGGACGGGTGTATGGCTTGGTAATGCGCAGGATCTGATTAAGAACGGAACGTGTACGATCAAGACCGTTATCGGTTGTCGTGACGAGATCATGTTGTTCTTAATTTATAAAGCAGGGATGGACGCCGGCTTGGCCTTCAAGATTACGGAGAATGTACGTAAAGGGAAAGGTCTATCCGATGAATGGATACAAGAGATGAAGAACTGCAAAGTGCCGCAGTGGTACATCGATTCTTGCCTCAAAATCCAGTACATGTTCCCGAAAGCCCATGCGGCAGCATATGTTATCTCGGCCGTCCGCTGTGCTTTTTATAAGATCTATCACCCGATCGCGTTCTACGCTACTTACTTCTCGGTTCGTGGCGCGGACTTTGATCTGGATGTATTATGTCAAGGTTATGATGCGATTCATAAGATGATCGTAGAGATTGAAGCGAAGGGCTTCCAGGCGACACCGAAGGAGAAGAACAGCTTATCGATCCTTGAAATGTCGCTTGAAATGACGGCGCGAGGATTTACGTTCAAGCCGATAGATCTGTATCGATCGGACGCTACGAAGTTTATCGTAGATGGCGACAGCTTAATTCCTCCATTCGCTGCGATACAAGGGATTGGAGAGAATGCGGCCCGCAGTATTGCGGCAGCTAGAGAGCAGGGTGAGTATCTATCTATTGAAGACTTCCAGATGCGATCCAAAGCAAGTAAGACGATCGTGGAGGTTCTGGGTCAAATGGGATGCTTCCGCGGGTTGCCTGAGAGCAATCAATTGTCGTTATTCTAGAGAATGCTTCGCTTCCCTTCTGCTTACGCTACTTGTCATTGCGCTATGCGTATGTTATAATTTTTTGGTAATGATGATGATATAACTGTCGCGAAGAAGAGTGGGGAAACCCACTCTTTACCTTTTGGTATATAGCTTTTTAGATAGTGAGTCTTTAATCGGCAAATCGTATGGTTACAGGTAAGAAACAAGGGGGTAACATCTTGAGTACACCGAAGATTAAATCGGTTGTGGAAGAAATGGTTCAACCATATTTGGACGAAAACGGGTTCGAGCTCGTGGACGTTGAATATGTGAAGGAAGGCAGCAGTTACTTTTTGCGTGTGTTCGTGGATAAGGAAGGCGGCATCGACATAGAAGATTGCGGCCTAATTAGCGAATTTCTGAGCAATCAACTAGACGCCAATGACCCGATTCCTGAAGCGTATTTCTTGGAAGTCTCTTCGCCAGGCGCAGAACGGCCGCTCAAAAAGCCAGAAGATGTTCACAAAGCAGTAAATAAAAACGTGTATGTGACTACATATGAGCAGATTGACGGCACCAAGGAATTTGAAGGTATGCTGCTTTCCTTTGACGGGGAAGAAATGGTCATCGAGGCTATCACGAAAGGAAGAAAGTCAAAGAAGACTATTCCTTACGCGAAGGTTGCGAGTGCAAGATTAAGTATTCTGTTCTAACTAACTGATGATGAATAAGGGTAAAGGATTGAAAGGGGGAGCTATTTTCCAATGAGTATGGATTTTATCGAAGCGCTTCATGAAATCGAGCGCGAAAAAGGGATTAGCAAGGATATTTTGTTAGAGGCGATCGAGGCCGCTTTAATTTCAAGTTATAAACGTAACTTTAATACGGCGCAGAACGTTCGCGTTGACATGAACCGCCATAATGGCGTGATCAAGGTCTATGCGAGAAAAACCGTCGTGGACGAGATTCTTGATCCTCGGATGGAGATTTCTCTCTACGCGGCACGCGAGATTAACCCGAACTTCCAAATGGGAGATATCGCGGAGATCGAAGTAACGCCGCGCGATTTCGGACGCATTGCTGCTCAGACAGCGAAGCAAGTTGTTACGCAACGCATTCGTGAAGCTGAGCGCGGATTGATCTACAACGCGTATATTGAGAAGGAAGAAGATATCGTTACGGGTATTGTCCAACGCCAAGATCTGCGTAATGTATATATCGACTTAGGCAAGATTGAAGCGGCTTTGCCACTCAACGAGCTTATGCCGAACGAGAAGTTCAAGCAAGGTGATCGTGTTAAAGCGTACATCACGAAGGTTGAGAATACAACGAAGGGGCCGCAAATTTTGCTCTCCCGCACACATCCAGGTCTTTTGAAGCGTTTGTTCGAGCTTGAAGTGCCTGAGATTTTCGATGGTGTCGTAGAAATTCGTTCCGTAGCTCGTGAAGCTGGCTTCCGTTCGAAGATCGCCGTCTATTCGCGCAATGAAGAAGTTGATCCGGTAGGATCCTGTGTAGGACCGAAAGGGATGCGTGTTCAGACGATCGTGAACGAGCTGAAAGGCGAGAAAATCGATATCGTCTGCTGGTCCGAGCGCGTTGACGAATATGTAGCGAACTCACTGAGTCCTTCCAAAGTCTTAGAGGTTCAAGTATTCGAACAAGAGAAGATGGCGCGTGTGATCGTACCGGACTATCAATTGTCCCTTGCCATTGGTATTAAAGGTCAGAATGCTCGTCTTGCAGCTAAGCTTACAGGCTGGAAGATCGATATCAAGAGTGAGACGCAAGCGGAAGAAGAATACGGACGTGAGAGAACAGGCGAGACGATGCATCAGGATTCTGTATCGATCGACTAATTGATTACGCGACGGGGGAGGGGATCATATGAGACCTAGAAAAGTACCGCTGCGAAAATGTGTTGCTTGTCAGCAAATGATGCCCAAGAAAGAACTGATTCGTGTGGTGAAGACACCACA
Proteins encoded:
- the rimP gene encoding ribosome maturation factor RimP, with translation MSTPKIKSVVEEMVQPYLDENGFELVDVEYVKEGSSYFLRVFVDKEGGIDIEDCGLISEFLSNQLDANDPIPEAYFLEVSSPGAERPLKKPEDVHKAVNKNVYVTTYEQIDGTKEFEGMLLSFDGEEMVIEAITKGRKSKKTIPYAKVASARLSILF
- the nusA gene encoding transcription termination factor NusA — protein: MSMDFIEALHEIEREKGISKDILLEAIEAALISSYKRNFNTAQNVRVDMNRHNGVIKVYARKTVVDEILDPRMEISLYAAREINPNFQMGDIAEIEVTPRDFGRIAAQTAKQVVTQRIREAERGLIYNAYIEKEEDIVTGIVQRQDLRNVYIDLGKIEAALPLNELMPNEKFKQGDRVKAYITKVENTTKGPQILLSRTHPGLLKRLFELEVPEIFDGVVEIRSVAREAGFRSKIAVYSRNEEVDPVGSCVGPKGMRVQTIVNELKGEKIDIVCWSERVDEYVANSLSPSKVLEVQVFEQEKMARVIVPDYQLSLAIGIKGQNARLAAKLTGWKIDIKSETQAEEEYGRERTGETMHQDSVSID